In one Nitrospirota bacterium genomic region, the following are encoded:
- a CDS encoding DegT/DnrJ/EryC1/StrS family aminotransferase: MIRKDFLPLARPSIAEDDITAAIEVLQSGWWTTGPKVTEFENAVAEYLCNEEKLYTAALNSCTSGLHLSLNALQVGKGDEVIVPTWTFAATAQVVEWVGAKLVLCDIEESTLSIDLTKAERLISPRTKAIIPVHIAGYPCNMHALKEFADKHKLSVIEDAAHAFGTRYKGRKIGDFSDVTVFSFYATKNLAMGEGGVVVAKNEELIEKIRKLGYFGINKKAFQRYDKCGNWFYDIEELGFKYNLDSVHAAIGISQLKRLDKMNERRREIAAQYKARLTKRLSFFEDRDEHYHTYHLFMIKLPAEIERNSFIEALKENNIGASVHFIPLHLHSYYRGAFSGNDFPVANAVFNRIVSIPMFPSMTDADVDYVIGHINDIVGE, from the coding sequence ATGATACGAAAAGATTTCTTGCCTCTTGCTAGACCATCCATTGCCGAAGACGATATCACGGCTGCTATTGAAGTGCTGCAGTCCGGGTGGTGGACAACGGGCCCGAAGGTTACCGAGTTCGAAAACGCTGTGGCTGAGTACCTTTGCAATGAAGAAAAGCTCTATACGGCTGCACTTAACTCTTGCACCTCCGGGCTCCATCTCTCACTTAACGCCCTCCAGGTCGGGAAAGGAGACGAGGTTATTGTTCCCACATGGACTTTTGCGGCAACGGCGCAAGTTGTCGAATGGGTCGGAGCAAAGCTCGTTTTGTGCGACATCGAAGAAAGCACGCTGAGCATCGACCTTACTAAAGCTGAGCGCCTCATTTCTCCGCGAACAAAGGCTATAATACCCGTACATATTGCTGGATATCCTTGTAATATGCACGCCTTAAAGGAGTTTGCAGATAAACACAAACTCTCCGTCATAGAAGACGCGGCGCATGCCTTCGGCACGCGATATAAGGGGAGGAAAATCGGAGACTTTTCTGATGTGACGGTGTTTAGCTTTTATGCAACAAAGAATCTTGCGATGGGCGAGGGAGGGGTTGTTGTCGCGAAGAACGAAGAGCTTATTGAGAAAATAAGAAAATTAGGGTACTTCGGTATCAACAAAAAAGCATTTCAGCGGTATGATAAATGCGGGAATTGGTTTTACGATATAGAAGAACTGGGATTTAAATATAACCTGGACAGCGTGCATGCGGCAATTGGTATTTCACAGCTTAAACGATTGGATAAGATGAACGAGCGTCGCAGAGAAATTGCTGCACAATACAAAGCACGATTGACGAAGAGGCTATCGTTTTTTGAGGATAGGGACGAACATTATCATACCTACCATCTCTTTATGATAAAGCTCCCTGCAGAGATAGAGCGGAACAGCTTTATTGAAGCTCTCAAGGAGAACAACATTGGCGCCAGCGTCCATTTCATTCCCTTGCATCTGCACAGCTATTACAGAGGCGCATTCAGCGGAAACGATTTTCCTGTTGCAAATGCTGTGTTTAATCGGATAGTATCCATTCCTATGTTTCCCTCCATGACCGATGCTGATGTGGATTACGTGATCGGCCATATAAATGATATCGTAGGAGAATGA
- a CDS encoding UDP binding domain-containing protein, which produces MRERRRGAFEFIEQVLAQKTVSVWGIGYLGFTTILKLQSKGFRANNYNFDKITRRDIKDGIYPSEMLESRWSVRSDVPPLDIEKTNILTEPDEMFSSNVQIISLPLEANSEDRAFQSILKEFIKNKKRLADSLVIFQSACIPGEIESHFIEELSKESVDCAFASAFRSDWTVEEFFSDTSPRILAGYDDRSTEWAEAFFTLFDIPYEVLPSIKEAEIFENTKNSLRYALSAFLNQVALAYPGTNIRKMVELLRHNIELEASPINVGSSNFRMFNAIGNMLKGAERPEYLSLLKEAQTVNLSNLLYYADILTRSEITSVTILGLSAQGDLKDIRFSPSLILAQYLHQSNIKVFINDPHFSEEELKQILPYADTISIARDPITTDVVIVMVDHKEYRYLTQKDLDGLNIPKSKIVIDNVGLFKKYSFPEGTLYHTPGDGSLKALES; this is translated from the coding sequence ATGAGAGAGAGGAGAAGAGGAGCTTTTGAGTTTATCGAGCAGGTATTAGCGCAGAAAACAGTATCCGTATGGGGAATCGGCTATCTCGGGTTTACTACAATATTGAAGCTGCAATCGAAGGGCTTCAGAGCTAATAACTATAATTTCGATAAGATAACAAGGCGTGATATAAAAGACGGCATTTATCCTTCAGAAATGTTGGAAAGCAGATGGTCGGTAAGGTCGGATGTCCCCCCTCTCGATATCGAAAAGACTAACATCCTGACTGAGCCTGATGAAATGTTTTCCTCAAATGTTCAAATTATCTCTCTTCCTCTTGAAGCAAACAGTGAGGACAGGGCGTTCCAGTCTATTCTAAAGGAATTTATCAAGAACAAGAAGAGATTGGCGGATTCTCTAGTCATTTTTCAATCTGCGTGCATCCCTGGAGAAATAGAGAGCCACTTCATCGAGGAATTATCTAAAGAGTCTGTCGATTGCGCTTTTGCTTCAGCGTTCAGGAGCGATTGGACTGTTGAGGAGTTCTTCAGTGATACAAGCCCTAGGATTCTGGCAGGATATGATGACCGCTCAACAGAGTGGGCGGAGGCTTTCTTCACTCTTTTTGATATCCCCTATGAAGTACTCCCTTCCATAAAGGAAGCTGAAATCTTCGAAAATACAAAGAACTCACTTCGCTACGCACTCTCGGCTTTTTTAAATCAGGTGGCCCTTGCTTATCCAGGCACAAATATCAGGAAGATGGTTGAATTGCTGAGACACAACATAGAGTTGGAAGCCTCGCCCATCAATGTGGGGTCGAGCAATTTTAGGATGTTTAATGCTATCGGTAATATGCTCAAAGGGGCTGAGCGTCCTGAATACTTATCGCTGCTGAAGGAAGCACAAACAGTGAACCTCTCCAATTTATTATATTACGCAGACATCTTAACCCGTAGCGAGATCACATCGGTCACTATCCTCGGCCTATCTGCACAGGGAGACTTAAAGGATATACGGTTTTCTCCTTCATTAATACTGGCGCAGTACTTGCACCAGAGCAATATAAAAGTATTTATAAATGATCCCCATTTTTCTGAAGAAGAACTGAAGCAAATACTGCCTTATGCTGACACGATTTCCATAGCACGAGATCCCATCACGACTGATGTGGTTATTGTCATGGTGGATCATAAAGAGTACAGATACCTTACTCAAAAAGACCTTGATGGGCTGAACATTCCTAAAAGCAAGATAGTTATTGATAACGTGGGCCTGTTCAAGAAATATTCTTTTCCCGAAGGTACCCTTTACCACACCCCCGGTGATGGCAGCCTCAAGGCGCTAGAGAGTTAA
- the asnB gene encoding asparagine synthase (glutamine-hydrolyzing), which yields MCGIAGIVTYSRSHEGGAMVKGMLSKMPYRGPDQSGVETRDNVTLGMARLSIIDREHHKIPYADAFGKYMIVYNGEIYNHDTLKHSLRSRCHFQTASDAETVLYNFMEKGIDSLHDYNGMYAFALYDSVNKELYIARDKTGEKPLYYAYTKDYFVFASEMKCLLQVVPAELNNDAVSYRAYEFTVGAETLFKNIYSLGPGEYIRVKDGRVSVQSYWKVWDKLVDVKTDEKGILDDLAELLEDAILLRTKNCAHKYCAFISGGVDSSLVASIAKPDYIFTAHYDYDDFDELDYAKLLARHIQRDLVVITPTKEDFMRTRNDIIYHLDTPCTWTSFTLWMLFSRTKEEGLKVVMTGDGADEIFGGYHRYHLLHHDEQIHKLEAMQQYSYLINRYYGSPVDRYLRLVNRHENQYDERINGYLRESLKFYYEKAKGDVIHFMGLNDFYSTMQVLLQMADRLSMAFSIENRSPFLDYRLVQYAFSMPSKYKIRNGITKWALKEVSKKFIPKEIASRIDKRGFSAPVNKWFGWDKNGKYDRRGYKDIVFDDWIKRFGVSKNEMSIM from the coding sequence ATGTGCGGGATTGCCGGCATAGTAACCTACTCGCGCAGTCATGAGGGGGGAGCAATGGTTAAGGGCATGCTCAGTAAGATGCCCTATCGGGGACCCGATCAGTCGGGAGTGGAAACCCGCGATAATGTCACCTTGGGAATGGCTCGTCTGAGCATTATTGACAGAGAACACCACAAAATTCCCTATGCGGATGCCTTCGGAAAGTACATGATTGTGTATAACGGCGAAATCTATAACCATGACACGCTGAAACACTCCTTGAGATCAAGGTGCCATTTTCAAACAGCTTCAGATGCAGAAACCGTGCTCTACAACTTTATGGAGAAAGGCATCGACTCGCTGCATGATTATAACGGGATGTACGCATTTGCCCTCTATGATTCCGTCAATAAAGAACTATATATCGCAAGAGATAAAACGGGAGAGAAACCCTTATATTACGCTTATACTAAAGACTACTTCGTCTTCGCTAGTGAAATGAAGTGTTTGCTTCAGGTTGTTCCTGCCGAGCTTAACAACGATGCGGTGTCCTATCGCGCCTACGAGTTTACTGTGGGCGCTGAAACACTTTTTAAGAACATTTATTCACTGGGGCCGGGGGAGTATATACGAGTGAAGGATGGCAGGGTTTCAGTCCAAAGCTATTGGAAAGTTTGGGATAAACTGGTAGACGTCAAGACCGATGAGAAGGGAATACTGGATGATCTGGCAGAGCTTCTAGAGGACGCGATTCTTTTAAGGACAAAAAACTGCGCGCATAAGTATTGTGCATTTATCAGCGGCGGCGTGGACAGCTCCCTTGTGGCAAGTATTGCAAAACCTGACTATATCTTTACTGCACATTATGATTACGACGATTTTGACGAACTCGACTATGCGAAGCTATTGGCACGGCACATTCAAAGGGATCTCGTTGTCATTACCCCCACAAAGGAAGATTTTATGAGGACCCGCAACGATATTATCTATCACCTCGACACTCCCTGTACGTGGACCAGTTTTACTCTTTGGATGCTGTTTTCTCGCACAAAGGAAGAAGGGCTGAAGGTGGTAATGACAGGTGACGGTGCTGATGAGATATTCGGGGGGTACCATAGATATCATCTCCTGCATCACGATGAGCAGATTCATAAACTGGAGGCGATGCAGCAATACAGCTATTTAATCAATAGGTATTACGGCAGTCCAGTGGATAGATACTTACGACTGGTCAATAGACACGAGAATCAATATGACGAGAGGATAAACGGGTATCTTCGGGAGTCCTTGAAGTTCTACTACGAAAAAGCAAAGGGGGATGTCATCCATTTCATGGGACTCAATGACTTTTATTCCACGATGCAGGTTTTATTGCAGATGGCCGATCGGTTGAGCATGGCATTCAGCATTGAAAACCGATCGCCCTTTTTGGACTACCGCCTCGTCCAGTATGCGTTTTCTATGCCTTCAAAATACAAGATAAGGAACGGTATAACAAAATGGGCGCTCAAGGAAGTATCTAAAAAGTTCATCCCTAAAGAAATCGCCAGCAGAATCGACAAGCGGGGATTTTCCGCACCTGTTAATAAGTGGTTTGGCTGGGATAAAAATGGAAAATACGATAGGAGAGGTTATAAAGATATCGTATTTGATGATTGGATAAAAAGATTCGGGGTGTCTAAAAATGAGATGTCTATTATGTAA
- a CDS encoding class I SAM-dependent methyltransferase, translated as MRCLLCNSRKSEFVCIYKGEDIYLRKLNIANFALKWFRCAKCGVYFSQQYKNIEKVYDNELLYDAQFDKESIRIRYEKIMSLDERKSDNALRVKRVKSFHSAYVESGVRGRKPFNVLDIGAGMGVFLAKFLDSDYKGYALEVNRVAAQHIREELRIPVYRDYVQNLKTGQKFDLITMNKVLEHIKRPIDVLRSIQTVLHRNGIIYLELPDTRGYELDGAACDGFSSGHYMVYNPQSVLYLLDQAGFDILHLNRVCEPSGKKTIYSFARRKLS; from the coding sequence ATGAGATGTCTATTATGTAATTCTCGCAAAAGTGAGTTTGTTTGCATATACAAGGGGGAGGATATTTATCTCAGGAAACTGAACATCGCCAATTTCGCCCTGAAGTGGTTTAGATGCGCAAAGTGCGGCGTTTACTTTAGTCAGCAATATAAGAATATCGAGAAGGTATATGATAATGAGCTTCTCTACGACGCTCAGTTTGATAAAGAGAGTATAAGGATCAGATACGAGAAGATAATGAGTCTTGATGAGAGAAAATCGGATAATGCGTTGCGAGTAAAGCGCGTAAAGAGCTTTCATTCCGCATACGTGGAGAGCGGCGTGAGGGGGAGAAAACCCTTCAATGTTCTTGATATCGGAGCGGGCATGGGAGTTTTTTTGGCAAAGTTTCTCGATAGCGACTATAAAGGGTATGCATTGGAAGTCAACAGGGTAGCTGCACAGCATATACGTGAGGAGCTGCGGATTCCGGTTTATAGGGATTACGTCCAGAATTTGAAGACGGGCCAAAAGTTTGATTTGATCACCATGAACAAGGTTCTTGAGCATATAAAGCGGCCTATTGATGTTCTGAGGTCGATTCAAACGGTGTTGCATAGGAACGGCATTATTTATCTTGAGCTTCCTGATACGAGAGGTTATGAACTGGACGGCGCAGCGTGCGATGGATTTTCGTCCGGCCACTATATGGTATATAATCCGCAATCGGTGCTGTATCTTCTGGATCAAGCCGGATTCGACATTTTACATTTAAATCGGGTATGTGAGCCAAGTGGTAAAAAGACCATCTATTCGTTTGCAAGGAGAAAACTCTCATGA
- a CDS encoding N-acetyl sugar amidotransferase, with protein MKYCKSCILPDTRPGIELNSEGICTACIGAREKKEIIDWKKREADLKEVLEAYKSKGGGYDCIIPVSGGKDSTWQVYTLKEKYGLKPLCLTYRCKYRTKLGQENLENMIDIGVDHMDFTINPSVEKKFMLKSLEQNGSVSLVEHMAIWAITLRMAVKLGIKLVIWGENPGLEYGGGKEDRENPYLNYDWIRKYGVTNGTFAHDWADEDLTLEELYPFTLPSEEELAASKIQSIFLGWYLKWDPLEVANFSRSIGFKWAEKPVLGYYPFADLDCDFIVTHHFFKWYKFGITRLWDNLAIEIRNKRLTREDAIKYIRENQEAIPTRQIRNLCTFLEIPEERFWGIVESHRNHTIWKQDAYRQWYIPEFKNEFGFWLDNYTQRGDCDE; from the coding sequence ATGAAATACTGCAAGAGTTGCATTTTGCCTGATACGAGACCTGGTATTGAGCTGAACAGTGAGGGGATCTGCACCGCCTGCATCGGTGCGCGGGAAAAGAAAGAGATTATTGATTGGAAGAAAAGAGAAGCTGATCTGAAGGAAGTTCTTGAGGCATATAAGAGTAAAGGCGGAGGATACGACTGTATTATTCCGGTGAGCGGAGGAAAAGACAGCACATGGCAGGTTTATACGCTCAAGGAAAAATATGGGTTAAAGCCCCTCTGCTTGACATACCGTTGCAAATATCGCACGAAGCTGGGACAGGAAAACCTTGAGAATATGATCGATATCGGGGTTGACCATATGGATTTTACCATCAATCCCTCAGTCGAAAAGAAGTTCATGCTGAAGAGCTTGGAACAGAACGGCTCGGTCTCTCTAGTCGAGCATATGGCGATCTGGGCAATAACGCTCAGGATGGCAGTAAAGCTCGGCATAAAGCTTGTTATATGGGGTGAGAACCCGGGGCTTGAGTACGGCGGAGGAAAAGAAGACAGAGAGAACCCCTATTTGAACTATGATTGGATAAGGAAGTATGGCGTCACGAATGGAACCTTTGCACATGATTGGGCAGACGAGGATCTTACCCTTGAGGAACTCTATCCTTTCACTCTTCCCTCGGAGGAAGAGCTTGCAGCATCGAAAATACAGTCTATTTTTCTCGGATGGTATCTGAAATGGGACCCGCTTGAGGTTGCAAACTTTTCCAGATCCATCGGATTTAAGTGGGCAGAAAAACCAGTATTGGGCTATTATCCCTTTGCGGATTTGGATTGTGACTTCATAGTGACCCATCATTTCTTTAAATGGTATAAATTCGGTATTACGCGATTATGGGATAATCTGGCTATAGAAATAAGAAACAAACGGCTCACCAGAGAGGACGCAATCAAGTATATCAGAGAGAACCAGGAAGCTATTCCTACACGCCAGATCAGGAATCTCTGCACGTTTTTAGAGATACCGGAAGAGAGGTTTTGGGGAATCGTTGAGAGTCACAGAAATCATACAATATGGAAGCAGGATGCATATCGGCAGTGGTACATACCAGAATTTAAAAATGAATTTGGATTTTGGCTGGACAACTATACGCAGAGAGGAGATTGTGATGAGTGA
- a CDS encoding class I SAM-dependent methyltransferase yields MSELANKEYYDRAYEKGYGIMFPESPVIRWYERVLKYELGIDGSDGKVMLDFGCGNGTHSLFFRSKGFAVYGSDIDERAVELAKTRMRDIENHFYTMRVLEDIRDVFKTKFDVILANQVLYYLDSRNLETTLQMFDSMLNKNGIVFFSMVSTKHYLNNHVVETREDGFSLVRLKGRLEGELLVNFTKDLDHLKQKFAVFEPLYLGHYDYCMLEGDSRHHFAFTGRKR; encoded by the coding sequence ATGAGTGAGCTGGCAAATAAGGAGTATTACGATAGAGCATACGAAAAAGGGTATGGCATCATGTTCCCTGAGAGCCCTGTCATCCGCTGGTATGAGCGGGTGCTGAAATATGAATTGGGAATTGATGGCAGTGATGGAAAGGTGATGCTTGACTTTGGCTGTGGCAATGGTACCCACTCATTGTTTTTTAGAAGCAAGGGGTTTGCGGTCTATGGTTCCGATATCGATGAAAGGGCAGTTGAACTGGCGAAGACCAGGATGAGGGATATAGAAAATCACTTTTATACGATGAGGGTGCTTGAGGATATAAGAGATGTCTTCAAAACTAAATTTGATGTAATTTTAGCAAATCAGGTTTTGTATTACCTCGATAGCAGAAATCTCGAAACGACACTGCAGATGTTTGATAGTATGTTAAACAAAAATGGAATAGTTTTCTTTTCCATGGTGAGCACAAAGCATTACCTCAATAATCATGTGGTGGAGACACGGGAGGACGGCTTCAGCCTGGTCAGACTTAAAGGCAGACTGGAAGGCGAGCTGCTTGTAAATTTCACGAAAGACTTGGATCACTTGAAGCAGAAATTCGCCGTTTTTGAGCCGCTTTATCTGGGGCATTATGATTATTGCATGTTGGAGGGCGATTCTCGCCATCATTTTGCATTTACCGGGCGGAAGAGATGA
- the asnB gene encoding asparagine synthase (glutamine-hydrolyzing): MCGICGFIAEGNLSFDHILQDMSESMKHRGPDDQGIFIDTLRNKTIGLAHQRLSIIDLSRKSRQPMLDDAGEVALIFNGEIYNYIELRTELQRKGYDFISTGDSEVILCAYKEWGVGAFKRFNGMWAIALLDRKRQKLILSRDRFGKKPLYYYKNGTDFIFASEIKALFRYPKVPREPNYEKVYRYITKSYRYVDIDDYSFFKGITQVPKGSLMTVDMNQRSSIRKYWSLNTAVNENITEDDAVEGFRELFIDAVKIRLRSDVKVGVMLSGGMDSTSIASTAAKLLNGNVEAFSGISKETISKFDESEYINAVVEDTKIHHHYVRPDIPSFFETLDEMLSFHDEPICTDTWYMMYLINKKIKESGFKVILNGHGGDEILAGYYPGFYQNFYDLFEAGRIQDLLDEIQAFSSIHGKNTDEIGKYIAFIAQTKQDKSLEMKRFKDYRNVVNEDIRERYEKKIVFRSPYADNLSNRLYIELFYDAVPPLLRAEDRTTMTHSIESRLPFLDYRLAEFCFSLPNSFKIRNGTNKWILRESMKGILTEKVRERKDKLGFITPADEWFRAMSSDIRALFNSNAFKGRGLFDIKEINKMFDEHLGNTENHQMLIWQLLNLELWFKKYFE; encoded by the coding sequence ATGTGTGGGATTTGCGGATTTATAGCAGAGGGCAACCTTTCCTTCGACCATATCCTGCAGGATATGTCAGAATCCATGAAGCATAGAGGCCCCGACGATCAGGGTATTTTTATTGATACCCTCAGGAATAAAACCATAGGACTGGCACACCAGAGGCTAAGCATAATAGATCTGAGCAGAAAATCCCGACAGCCAATGCTGGACGATGCGGGAGAGGTTGCTCTGATTTTTAACGGAGAGATCTATAACTATATCGAGTTGCGTACAGAGCTTCAACGAAAGGGCTACGACTTCATTTCCACCGGTGACAGCGAAGTCATTCTTTGCGCATACAAGGAATGGGGAGTAGGGGCCTTTAAGCGATTCAATGGTATGTGGGCGATTGCCCTGCTTGACAGGAAAAGGCAAAAGCTCATTCTCTCGAGGGATAGATTCGGGAAGAAGCCGCTCTACTACTACAAGAACGGCACGGATTTTATATTTGCGTCAGAGATCAAGGCTCTCTTCCGTTACCCGAAGGTTCCCCGAGAGCCTAATTATGAAAAGGTATACCGATATATAACCAAGAGCTATCGCTATGTGGACATTGACGATTACTCTTTTTTCAAGGGGATAACACAGGTCCCCAAGGGCTCTCTGATGACAGTAGATATGAATCAGAGAAGCTCCATCAGGAAATACTGGAGCCTCAACACAGCGGTAAACGAGAATATTACCGAGGATGATGCTGTGGAAGGATTTCGGGAGCTTTTCATTGATGCGGTTAAAATCAGATTGCGCAGTGATGTAAAGGTCGGCGTCATGTTGAGCGGAGGAATGGATTCCACATCAATAGCTTCTACGGCGGCAAAGTTGTTAAACGGGAATGTGGAGGCTTTTTCGGGAATATCAAAGGAAACTATCTCCAAGTTTGATGAAAGCGAATATATAAATGCGGTTGTGGAAGATACAAAGATTCATCATCATTATGTAAGACCTGATATCCCTAGCTTTTTTGAGACACTGGACGAGATGCTGTCATTTCACGACGAACCGATCTGCACTGATACCTGGTATATGATGTATCTGATAAACAAGAAAATAAAGGAAAGCGGCTTCAAGGTGATTTTAAATGGACATGGAGGCGATGAAATACTCGCTGGATATTATCCCGGATTTTATCAAAATTTCTACGATTTATTCGAAGCGGGTCGAATTCAAGATCTTCTGGATGAAATACAGGCCTTCTCAAGCATTCACGGGAAAAACACTGATGAGATAGGAAAGTACATAGCTTTTATCGCACAGACGAAGCAGGACAAGAGCCTTGAAATGAAGCGTTTTAAGGATTATAGGAATGTTGTCAACGAAGACATAAGAGAGAGATATGAGAAAAAGATCGTATTCCGCTCTCCGTACGCGGATAATCTGAGCAACCGGCTTTATATCGAGCTTTTTTACGATGCCGTTCCCCCTCTGCTGAGGGCCGAGGATCGGACAACTATGACCCATTCAATTGAGTCGCGCCTCCCTTTTCTTGATTACCGGCTGGCGGAGTTCTGCTTCTCCCTCCCCAATTCATTTAAAATTAGAAACGGAACGAATAAATGGATTCTTAGAGAATCTATGAAAGGGATATTGACAGAAAAGGTAAGAGAGCGCAAGGATAAGCTTGGCTTTATTACTCCAGCTGACGAATGGTTCAGAGCAATGAGTAGCGATATCCGTGCTTTATTCAATTCCAACGCTTTCAAAGGTAGGGGACTGTTTGATATCAAGGAGATAAATAAAATGTTCGATGAGCATCTTGGAAATACGGAAAATCATCAGATGCTTATTTGGCAGCTGCTTAATCTTGAACTTTGGTTTAAAAAATATTTTGAGTGA
- a CDS encoding asparagine synthase-related protein, which yields MPTQGDVIVRRERGRYLYLKGNHFEDKQYIVLLNGDLYASEFNGATDIETLIRGYKKCGDDFPHKIEGDFSFILYDKANDEVIAGRDKFGVKSLFYYKDEMMLALSSTTASLFECLPIKKEPNLSKNILYVGSHYRHFDAIREDTFFENIKAIRQAHIIKCKNGNLAEHPYWTIELLNLEGKTQHELGEEYLSLLTESIEKRLSKSNNPAFMVSSGMDSSSIAALSSRLRGERVPIFTTVFQETTEYNEADEVVPVVTKFGKEWHRVSVEPERLIQDLNEILKLANEPFYTVTQMMHYYLTREVKARGFDTLFGGIGGDEANCGEIEEYLFFFADLKYGNNEERLRKEINGWIKNHSHPLYPKSYEIAHDYFVKHINFNQPGVNYLDKERFGKYLGVFRRDFLEAHLCAPILDHPFPSYLLNKLYQDLYYEIIPCVLKAEEFNLKRFKVQGRMPYLDGMVMQYGFSIPVEMKYSAGANKAVLRAAMKGILPDETIENLQKKGWNAPFNEWLKIHLKESIMKLLENPSKRQQAIYNIEDIRALFSEHLRGTANHMMFFWQFLNYETWYGIHFGEDI from the coding sequence GTGCCCACTCAGGGCGATGTAATAGTCCGGCGGGAGAGGGGACGATATCTTTATTTGAAAGGAAATCATTTTGAAGACAAACAGTACATAGTGCTTCTCAATGGTGATCTTTATGCCAGTGAGTTCAACGGAGCAACCGACATCGAAACACTCATACGGGGATACAAGAAGTGCGGTGACGACTTCCCGCACAAAATTGAAGGTGATTTTTCCTTTATCCTGTATGATAAGGCGAATGATGAGGTAATTGCAGGAAGAGATAAGTTTGGCGTCAAATCTCTTTTCTATTATAAAGATGAAATGATGCTCGCGCTATCGAGCACGACGGCATCACTTTTTGAATGCCTCCCCATCAAAAAAGAGCCTAACCTGAGCAAGAACATACTTTATGTGGGGAGTCATTATAGACATTTTGATGCGATTAGAGAAGACACCTTTTTTGAAAACATAAAGGCGATACGACAGGCCCATATAATTAAATGTAAAAACGGCAACCTGGCTGAACACCCCTATTGGACAATAGAGCTGCTTAATCTGGAGGGGAAAACCCAGCACGAGTTGGGAGAAGAATACCTTTCCCTTCTGACAGAAAGCATTGAGAAGAGATTGTCGAAGAGCAATAACCCTGCCTTCATGGTGAGCTCCGGAATGGACTCCTCCAGCATTGCTGCATTATCATCCCGACTGAGAGGGGAGCGCGTACCCATATTCACGACAGTTTTTCAAGAGACAACTGAATACAATGAGGCGGATGAAGTGGTGCCTGTCGTTACAAAGTTTGGCAAAGAATGGCATAGGGTCAGTGTCGAGCCTGAACGGCTTATACAGGATCTCAATGAGATTCTGAAGCTCGCCAATGAGCCTTTTTATACGGTTACCCAAATGATGCATTACTATTTAACTCGGGAGGTGAAAGCGAGGGGCTTCGATACGTTATTTGGAGGAATCGGAGGGGATGAGGCGAATTGCGGAGAAATTGAGGAGTACCTGTTCTTTTTTGCGGACCTTAAATATGGAAATAATGAGGAACGCTTAAGAAAAGAGATTAACGGCTGGATAAAAAATCACTCCCATCCTCTCTATCCGAAGAGCTATGAAATAGCCCATGATTATTTTGTTAAACACATTAATTTTAATCAGCCCGGCGTGAATTATTTAGATAAGGAGCGATTCGGCAAATATTTGGGAGTTTTTAGGAGAGACTTCTTAGAGGCGCATTTATGTGCGCCAATTCTTGACCATCCTTTTCCAAGCTACTTGCTGAATAAATTATATCAAGATCTTTATTATGAAATAATCCCTTGTGTGCTGAAGGCAGAGGAGTTCAATCTCAAGCGGTTTAAGGTACAGGGGAGAATGCCTTATCTGGACGGAATGGTTATGCAGTACGGCTTCTCCATACCGGTGGAGATGAAATATAGCGCTGGCGCCAATAAGGCAGTTTTACGTGCTGCCATGAAAGGGATACTACCGGATGAGACAATAGAGAATCTTCAGAAGAAGGGATGGAATGCCCCTTTTAATGAGTGGCTCAAAATTCATTTGAAAGAGTCAATAATGAAACTATTGGAGAATCCTTCAAAGCGGCAGCAGGCCATATATAATATTGAAGATATCCGAGCCCTCTTTAGTGAGCATTTAAGAGGAACGGCTAACCATATGATGTTTTTCTGGCAATTCCTGAATTATGAGACATGGTATGGCATCCATTTTGGCGAGGATATCTGA